A part of Arachis hypogaea cultivar Tifrunner chromosome 12, arahy.Tifrunner.gnm2.J5K5, whole genome shotgun sequence genomic DNA contains:
- the LOC112726564 gene encoding uncharacterized protein, translating into MKTEQHNNNKRLLSSLLRTAKPAAYFIFLLLTYALGYLSAPSATSSQPPQQQAPPFASSTPLNAVFPSPDFDSTSNSVIRVTVNSTELDSFRVTTRCADPISPELVRRTLVDRLFNGTSPFSNFPPPHAAPLLRRTTKIKGWGSNGAVFENLIRRVKPRVIVEVGTFLGASAIHMAELTQRLGLSTQILCIDDFRGWAGFRDRFSKIPMVNGDVLLYYQFLMNAVNFNKTGSILPVPFSSGSALIKLCEWGVYADLVEIDAGHDFFSAWSDITRGYRILRPGGIIFGHDYFTAADNRGVRRAVDLFAKVNGLKIKIDGQHWVLYST; encoded by the coding sequence ATGAAAACCGAACAAcacaacaataataagagactacTCTCTTCACTCCTCAGAACAGCAAAGCCCGCGGCGTATTTTATCTTTCTTCTGCTAACTTACGCCTTAGGTTACCTCTCCGCTCCCTCTGCCACGTCATCACAACCACCGCAACAGCAAGCACCGCCGTTTGCGTCGTCAACGCCGTTAAATGCCGTTTTTCCTTCTCCTGATTTTGACTCAACTTCCAACTCTGTTATTCGAGTAACAGTCAACTCCACAGAGCTCGACTCGTTCCGAGTCACGACTCGATGCGCTGATCCGATCTCACCGGAACTCGTTAGACGTACTCTCGTCGACCGTCTCTTCAACGGTACGTCACCATTCAGCAACTTCCCGCCGCCGCACGCCGCTCCTCTTCTCCGGCGAACGACGAAGATCAAAGGATGGGGCTCAAACGGTGCCGTATTTGAGAATCTCATAAGGCGCGTGAAGCCACGCGTCATCGTCGAGGTTGGCACGTTCTTAGGCGCGTCGGCGATACACATGGCCGAGTTGACTCAGCGACTCGGCCTCTCGACTCAGATTCTGTGCATCGATGATTTTCGCGGTTGGGCCGGGTTCAGAGACCGGTTCAGTAAAATCCCGATGGTAAACGGTGACGTTTTGCTGTATTACCAGTTTTTAATGAACGCGGTAAATTTTAACAAAACCGGGTCAATTTTACCCGTACCTTTTTCAAGCGGGTCAGCACTAATAAAGCTATGTGAATGGGGCGTGTATGCGGATCTCGTAGAAATAGATGCGGGTCATGACTTCTTCTCTGCTTGGTCGGATATAACCCGTGGGTATCGAATCCTCCGACCCGGCGGAATTATATTCGGCCATGATTATTTTACTGCGGCGGATAATAGAGGTGTTAGAAGAGCCGTTGACTTATTTGCAAAAGTCAATGGTCTTAAGATTAAAATCGACGGTCAACATTGGGTTCTTTACTCTACTTAA